The following DNA comes from Capsicum annuum cultivar UCD-10X-F1 chromosome 7, UCD10Xv1.1, whole genome shotgun sequence.
tactacatatactcaaaggcaaaagagtaaaaacacacaagagataaatgtagagaaatcaagaagcaccaaatagattattaacatttgtaacattcaacacatttctaaatgtttcaaAATTCTccttgaatcaacacatacacataataaaaataataaataataataattacattttactatatcacccctaattaattattatggtcatttaagcattgtgccacataagttgaaataggaaaaatattataaatcacaattataaaaaatttaaattatttagaaaaatattattggctatcgtcgacacaaaactctggacaaggagagtagcatatattattaaaaaattacataaaaagtattataaattacaatagttaacaacttaaaatattttaaaataatttaatatgttatatatttttaaaaaattacatgaaaaatactagaaatcacaataattaacaacttaaaaaatttaaaagatataaaatatttggtcggcTCTTAAAATTATGTTAGTGtcactaaaattggaatagaagaaaagtatcataaatcacaataattaaaaacttaaattattttaaaaacataattgactatcaatgccactaaaattttggacaagaaaagtaacgtatgttaatttgaaaattacataaaaaatattacagattacaatagttaacaacttaaattatctaaatacatattaaaataacatatgttgaactcatgctagattccggatgaatcttAGAAAACATATCTACTGTTAAAATAAAGGTGGAGcacatttatttaattattcatgtaACATTGTTATTGCATGTATCTGAGGGAATTTGATCCACGTTAAACAATAGGATGcatattgttgttgattttgaataattaaagtatatgtgtatatttgtttCTACGTGGTTAGGATAATTCTGTTGGCAAGTATCCAATCTTTTAATCAACTAGTTAGTTAACTTACCTaccatatattatattgtatttctAGAAGTGTTGGAGGTATCATTATGACATTCTTGGATTAAATTCAATCATTTATTTTTGCATGTTTGAGCAATAACATGGATATCCACTCTCTAACACTTGCTTTGCAAACTTTCACATTCGTCATctttatatattgttgtataaaaatactgctttaaactatttattttatctttattatgatgatttatggtcACATGAATATTAATAATTCATTTTAAACTATAAGTTCATATGGTTGAGCTTGTTGTTAAAGAGAAAGATGCTGATTTTATAGAAGTTCTAATTCCTTCACCAAGAAGTAATATAGAACAAACAAGCGCTAAACGAAAGAGCGTTGGATCTCTTTTGAAGGAGTTGACCTCGAGTTTCGGTTATCGTATATATTActgttgttgttattttattttttttcgtctGATTTCTTCATTATTGTACTTCCTTTACATACTTAGGTCTTGATATGTATAACTTGAGCTGAGTATCTATCAAAAACAATCTCTTTATCTTCATAAGATAAGGTTAAAGGGTGAGACTGAATACACACCACCACTTATGAAATTACATTGAGTATATTATACTTCGAGCGTGTCCTACTCATTTTCCTTTTGCTTTCTTGACCCCGAGTGCCGAGTGACTAGCCTTGATATTTCGTATCCATTCAAATATGATCACATAAATTGACACAGAAGGAGTAAAGAAGAATAGAGGTGGAAGTTGATACAATACAATAACAACCAACTACCTTGGGGTCCCAATGTTATAACTCCAATCCATTAGTGCTGGCACTCTCTTTGGACCCAACCACCAACACAACAAAACAGTGGCAGCTTTAAATACAAAGCTTAATCTAATattcctaactctcttgtttaccaaaaaaaaaaaaaaaaaaaacatgaagtTCCTACTGGAACTTATGGCTTGCTGTGGCTGTTCTTCTCGTTTACCCCCAGCTGAAGACATTGGGCCTCTCGTTCCAGGCCCGGCCCAGCCCGCTAACCGTAAGAACCGAAGGAGGAGGAGAGGTAGAGGTACGCCGATGAGTTATGGTGCTAATAATTGGAGGCCATCTCTTTCGGTCATTTCTGAAGACAACGCTCTACCACCTAGGAATGTCAAGAGAAAAGTCTTACCTGAATCCCCGCCGGCCAGTCAGCCACGTCACCGTCACGAAGACACCAGGTAAAAGTTTAAATTGTTAGAGAGAACTATGAGATCATCTTTTGTATAAGAAATgacatactttatttatttatcgatattttttatcatgtgaaaactcTTTTGTGATGATAATTGTAACATTACGCAAATTCAATGAAACCGCAGCCATCTATCAATGGGTATTAATAAAACTTGAAGTGCGATTACAATCAAAATATCATGATTACAATCGATATTGCATAAAAGTAAAGTAACTAAGGATAAGTACCAGAAGGAAATGAGAAGATAGATTGGAGAACGGGGATGAGATACTAGAGAAACATAGAATTGTCTTAGCACATAATCCACGATAACCTATTAAGAGTGCAGAGCTTTACTATATATCATGCCCTTAGACCGGTCGGTTAGCTCAGGTGATTGAGTGACGTGATAAGAGACAAATTGCTATTTGCAATTATGTAAAATAAAGATTACTGTTTCATGTCCACCAGGGCCTACTGGCCTAGCCTTATTATTACTTCTCAGCCCAAAATCTATTTGTGGGACACCCTCAATGGTAACTGTATTGGGCTGGGTCTGATTCATAAACAATAATGGTTGATTGCGAAATTTGTTTCAACAACTTCTAGCTACTCTaatatcatgagatttaaaaagatggaaaaatactatattaattacatgatatggttaaaattttaagaaattataattcatagtcaTTTGATAGTTAAAAGTCATCTTTTTTTGTGGGCCCtgtatacaaatatattaaaatttgtatatatcaattttctccctcatatatttatttttggtattttctttctattctctctctatcctattaactaaaaaaaaacacaataatggAATATCA
Coding sequences within:
- the LOC107878734 gene encoding uncharacterized protein LOC107878734; this encodes MKFLLELMACCGCSSRLPPAEDIGPLVPGPAQPANRKNRRRRRGRGTPMSYGANNWRPSLSVISEDNALPPRNVKRKVLPESPPASQPRHRHEDTRRIPISALAPAFSPSPFLF